One Deltaproteobacteria bacterium genomic region harbors:
- the rpsO gene encoding 30S ribosomal protein S15 — translation MAVVQERTQEIVQAYRRHASDTGSPEIQIALLTNRIGYLTGHFKVHQKDHHSRRGLLKLVGQRRRLLDYLKRRDFQRYKSVIEQLGIRK, via the coding sequence ATGGCAGTCGTGCAGGAGCGCACGCAGGAGATCGTGCAGGCGTATCGCCGGCACGCGAGCGACACGGGGTCGCCCGAGATCCAAATCGCGCTCCTCACCAACCGCATCGGGTACCTGACGGGGCACTTCAAGGTGCACCAGAAGGACCACCACTCCCGTCGTGGGCTGCTGAAGCTCGTGGGACAGCGTCGCCGCCTGCTCGACTACCTCAAGCGGCGCGATTTCCAGCGCTACAAGAGCGTGATCGAGCAGCTCGGGATCCGCAAGTAA